The proteins below are encoded in one region of Micromonospora pisi:
- the thpR gene encoding RNA 2',3'-cyclic phosphodiesterase has protein sequence MRLFVAIQPPSEALDDLAGMVDGLRVGAAGASGVNVRLTAPEDLHLTVVFIGEVRDDQLSGVRRALDRAAGSWRPPPGTGGSVEVVGVPRLRLGGGGLFGPAADGVLWVGLRGDVDALHAVSLAARRELTGCAMAHDPRPYVPHVTLARPGRRLSPEDVEADRGALDGYLGPSWPVTELVLVRSNPPGHRRRYDHLAAWPL, from the coding sequence GTGCGACTGTTCGTGGCGATCCAGCCGCCGTCGGAGGCGTTGGACGATCTCGCCGGGATGGTGGACGGGCTGCGGGTCGGTGCCGCGGGGGCGTCCGGGGTCAACGTACGGCTGACCGCACCGGAGGACCTGCACCTGACCGTCGTCTTCATCGGCGAGGTACGGGACGACCAACTGTCCGGGGTCCGTCGCGCGCTCGATCGGGCGGCCGGGAGTTGGCGCCCGCCGCCGGGAACGGGCGGCTCGGTCGAGGTTGTGGGCGTGCCGAGGCTGCGGCTCGGCGGCGGCGGACTCTTCGGGCCGGCAGCCGACGGCGTGCTCTGGGTGGGCCTGCGCGGCGACGTGGACGCGTTGCACGCGGTCAGCCTGGCCGCCCGACGCGAACTCACCGGCTGCGCAATGGCGCACGACCCGAGGCCGTACGTGCCGCACGTCACCCTGGCCCGGCCGGGGCGTCGGCTGTCACCCGAGGACGTCGAGGCCGACCGGGGTGCCCTGGACGGCTACCTCGGTCCGTCCTGGCCCGTGACGGAACTGGTGCTGGTACGCAGCAACCCGCCCGGCCACCGGCGCCGGTACGACCACCTGGCCGCCTGGCCGCTGTAG